A genomic region of Gemmata massiliana contains the following coding sequences:
- the sppA gene encoding signal peptide peptidase SppA: MPRLLFALVLLFQSTIAVAQEPKKEAPAAPRVAHIVLGGDMDEGAPADGPFGGGSETLRQKIDRIKAAAKDKTVAALYLRLDELHVGFGKVNELRRAVADFRATGKKAFAYAEEFDTKAYLVALACDTISVPESGGLNMVGLRAEVSYYKDALKLATLDVDVLKMGGYKSAVEPFLRADMSPENREQITSMMNDNFDKELVAALVTGRPNLKLTPATAEALVDEGPFTARKALKLGLVDALQYEDQFEAGFAKALGRNEVKIVTGYGKPKKADSVGGLGALMDLMSPKKKSETKEPKVAVIHVVGAIASGKGGFSLLGGQSVGSDTIVEAIRDAEKNPTVKAIVLRVDSPGGSALASDVIWRALAVCKKPVVASMGDVAASGGYYVCMNARRIFAEPGTVTGSIGVFGMKIVTGKLEERVGVTTHVISRGKNTGVNSATFKWSESERKAMTEVIEEVYDQFTDKAVAGRVAAGQKQMTKAKLLELAGGRVWTGRQAKANGLVDELGTLDDAIAFAKKEAGIDPSKDLELLMLPKGSSFFDKLMDGDLDLPFGRALADLKNVPGGAKAMQLMAPVLNAHKAPVQMLIPFHVEFK; encoded by the coding sequence ATGCCCCGCCTGTTGTTCGCCCTGGTTTTACTGTTTCAATCGACCATCGCGGTCGCTCAGGAGCCAAAGAAAGAAGCCCCGGCCGCGCCCCGTGTCGCCCACATCGTTCTCGGCGGCGACATGGACGAAGGCGCGCCGGCCGACGGGCCGTTCGGCGGCGGGAGCGAAACACTGCGCCAGAAGATCGACCGCATCAAAGCCGCGGCCAAGGACAAGACCGTGGCGGCTCTGTACCTCCGCCTCGACGAGCTGCACGTCGGGTTCGGCAAGGTGAACGAACTGCGCCGGGCGGTCGCCGACTTCCGCGCCACCGGCAAGAAGGCGTTCGCCTACGCCGAGGAATTCGACACCAAGGCATACCTCGTCGCACTCGCGTGCGATACGATCAGCGTCCCCGAATCCGGCGGGCTCAACATGGTCGGTTTGCGGGCCGAAGTGAGCTACTACAAGGACGCACTTAAGCTCGCCACGCTGGACGTGGACGTGCTCAAGATGGGCGGGTACAAGTCGGCCGTCGAGCCGTTCCTGCGGGCGGACATGAGCCCCGAGAACCGCGAACAGATCACCAGCATGATGAACGACAACTTCGACAAAGAACTCGTCGCCGCGCTGGTCACCGGGCGGCCGAACTTGAAGCTCACGCCCGCCACTGCCGAGGCCCTCGTCGACGAGGGGCCGTTCACCGCCCGCAAGGCGCTCAAGCTCGGGCTCGTGGACGCGCTCCAGTACGAGGACCAGTTCGAGGCCGGGTTCGCCAAGGCCCTCGGCCGGAACGAGGTGAAGATCGTCACCGGGTACGGTAAGCCCAAAAAGGCGGACAGCGTCGGCGGGCTGGGCGCGCTCATGGACCTCATGTCGCCCAAGAAGAAATCGGAGACGAAGGAGCCCAAGGTCGCGGTCATCCACGTCGTCGGGGCGATCGCGTCCGGGAAGGGCGGGTTCAGCCTGCTCGGGGGTCAGTCGGTCGGTTCGGACACCATCGTCGAAGCGATCCGCGACGCCGAGAAGAACCCGACCGTGAAGGCCATCGTCCTCCGGGTCGATTCCCCCGGGGGCTCGGCACTGGCCTCGGACGTGATCTGGCGCGCGCTGGCGGTGTGCAAGAAGCCGGTGGTGGCGAGCATGGGCGACGTGGCCGCCAGCGGCGGGTACTACGTGTGTATGAACGCCCGGCGGATCTTCGCCGAACCGGGTACCGTCACCGGCAGCATCGGCGTGTTCGGGATGAAGATCGTCACCGGCAAGTTGGAGGAGCGGGTCGGCGTCACCACGCACGTCATCAGCCGGGGGAAGAACACCGGGGTCAACTCGGCGACGTTCAAGTGGAGCGAGAGCGAGCGGAAGGCGATGACCGAGGTCATCGAGGAGGTGTACGACCAGTTCACGGACAAAGCGGTGGCCGGGCGCGTGGCCGCGGGGCAGAAGCAGATGACCAAGGCGAAGCTATTGGAACTGGCCGGCGGGCGAGTGTGGACCGGCCGTCAAGCGAAGGCGAACGGCCTGGTGGACGAACTCGGCACGCTCGACGACGCCATCGCCTTCGCCAAGAAGGAAGCGGGCATCGACCCGTCGAAGGATCTGGAGTTGCTCATGCTGCCCAAGGGCTCGTCGTTCTTCGACAAGCTGATGGACGGCGACCTCGACCTGCCGTTCGGCCGGGCGCTGGCGGACCTG